Proteins encoded together in one Carassius auratus strain Wakin unplaced genomic scaffold, ASM336829v1 scaf_tig00002576, whole genome shotgun sequence window:
- the LOC113069913 gene encoding long-chain-fatty-acid--CoA ligase ACSBG2-like codes for MHLTACEPTSMSTAVVTEHPGDASLLQSCGTADSLASLEDATAESTANESSEEDSACAREEQSTAKVEHSIHPESGATARPNSLSLPVKGTELWTTKRDGEVKLRMGESGPEAKPPLTVNQMFTSTVQRFGNYNALGWKEGEQWKTMTYNEYYKTCRIAAKSFLKLGLEKYHGVGILGFNSVEWFIADIGAILAGGFAVGIYTTNSPEACQYVAENCQANILVVENHKQLQKILQIQDKLPHLKAIIQYKDELKEKKPNLYTWAEFMDLGRDEPDAQLDDIISSQKPNQCCTLIYTSGTTGQPKGVMLSHDNLTWTAFVTGQDVSLTDADKLQEVIVSYLPLSHIAAQMIDIWLPMKAGGVTYFAEPDALKGSLANTLREIRPTAFMGVPRVWEKMQEKMKSIGAKSSTVRRKVASWAKDVGLQTNLNKLELNGNLSRKPLNYRLAKRLVFRKVRKALGLDRCTRCYTGAAPITKDTLEFFLSLDIPLFELYGMSESSGPHTISLPDAFRLASCGKVIPGCKTKIFSSDDHGIGEICFWGRHVFMGYLNMPDKTEEALDADGWLHSGDLGKHDQDDFLFITGRIKELIITAGGENIPPVPIEDAVKEAIPLISNAMLIGDKRKFLSMLLTIKCQVNTETGAPEDELTPEAVELCRNLGSTSTRVSEISGGRDRVVHAAIQEGINRVNEKATSNAQRIQKWTVLEKDFSIPGGELGPTMKLIRPVVMKVYKDQIENFYKEVLTPTTPDNPLPSK; via the exons ATGCACT TGACCGCGTGTGAACCTACGTCCATGTCCACTGCTGTAGTGACGGAGCATCCAGGGGATGCAAGCCTCCTTCAGTCCTGTGGAACAGCAGACAGTCTCGCCTCCCTGGAGGACGCCACCGCCGAGTCTACAGCAAA TGAGTCATCGGAGGAGGACTCGGCATGTGCCAGAGAAGAGCAATCCACTGCCAAAGTCGAACATAGCATACACCCAGAATCAG GTGCCACCGCGCGTCCCAACTCCCTCTCTCTGCCCGTTAAGGGCACAGAGCTCTGGACTACAAAAAGGGATGGAGAGGTGAAGCTCAGGATGGGTGAGTCCGGCCCTGAGGCTAAACCCCCCTTGACAGTGAACCAGATGTTCACTTCTACGGTCCAACGCTTTGGCAACTACAATGCGCTGGGCTGGAAAGAGGGAGAGCAGTGGAAGACCATGACTTACAATGAATACTACAAGACTTGCCGCATTGCTGCCAAGAGCTTCCTCAAG CTCGGTCTGGAGAAGTACCACGGTGTTGGTATCCTCGGGTTTAACTCAGTCGAGTGGTTTATTGCTGACATCGGGGCTATTTTAGCTGG GGGGTTTGCTGTGGGCATCTACACCACCAACTCTCCCGAGGCATGCCAGTATGTGGCGGAGAACTGCCAGGCCAACATCCTTGTGGTGGAAAACCACAAACAGCTGCAGAAGATCTTGCAG ATCCAGGACAAATTACCGCACCTAAAAGCCATTATCCAGTACAAAGATGAGCTGAAAGAGAAAAAGCCCAATCTCTACACG TGGGCAGAGTTTATGGACCTGGGCCGCGATGAGCCTGATGCTCAGCTGGATGATATCATCAGCTCCCAGAAACCCAATCAGTGCTGTACACTGATCTACACATCCGGAACCACGGGCCAACCAAAGGGAGTCATGCTTAGTCACGACAAT CTCACATGGACAGCGTTTGTGACTGGCCAAGATGTGAGCCTGACAGATGCGGATAAGCTACAGGAAGTGATCGTGAGCTACCTGCCACTCAGTCATATTGCTGCACAGATGATTGACATCTGGCTTCCCATGAAAGCAGGAGGAGTCACGTACTTTGCAGAACCTGATGCGCTAAAG GGTTCTTTGGCTAACACTCTACGTGAGATACGCCCTACCGCATTCATGGGTGTGCCACGGGTGTGGGAGAAGATGCAGGAGAAGATGAAGTCGATTGGTGCCAAATCGTCCACTGTGCGTCGGAAGGTGGCATCCTGGGCCAAAGACGTGGGCCTGCAGACCAACCTCAACAAACTGGAGct TAATGGCAACCTGTCCAGAAAGCCATTAAACTATCGATTGGCAAAGCGTCTGGTGTTCCGGAAGGTTCGGAAGGCGCTGGGACTGGATCGCTGTACGAGGTGCTACACCGGAGCAGCTCCCATAACCAAAGACACACTGGAGTTTTTCCTCAGTCTGGACATTCCTCTGTTTGAGCTCTATGGCATGAGCGAGAGCTCTGGACCGCACACCATCTCACTGCCAGACGCCTTCAGACTCGCCAG CTGTGGAAAGGTAATTCCAGGCTGTAAGACGAAGATCTTCAGCTCTGACGATCATGGTATCGGAGAGATTTGTTTCTGGGGTCGTCATGTGTTCATGGGCTACTTGAACATGCCCGATAAAACCGAAGAGGCTCTGGATGCAGATGGCTGGCTGCACTCGGGTGACCTCGGCAAACACGACCAGGACGACTTCCTGTTCATCACCGGACGCATTAAAG AACTGATCATCACAGCCGGAGGTGAAAATATTCCCCCGGTGCCCATTGAGGATGCTGTTAAAGAGGCCATTCCGCTCATCAGCAATGCCATGCTTATCGGAGACAAAAGAAAGTTCCTCTCCATGCTGCTCACCATTAAG TGTCAGGTTAACACTGAAACGGGTGCTCCTGAAGACGAACTGACTCCTGAGGCGGTGGAGCTGTGTCGTAACCTCGGCAGCACCTCCACGCGAGTCAGCGAGATCTCCGGTGGCCGCGACCGTGTCGTACACGCAGCCATTCAAGAAGGCATCAACCGCGTCAATGAGAAAGCCACCTCAAACGCCCAGCGCATCCAGAAATGGACCGTTTTGGAGAAGGATTTTTCCATCCCTGGCGGAGAGCTGG GGCCCACAATGAAGCTCATAAGGCCAGTGGTCATGAAGGTGTACAAAGACCAGATTGAGAACTTTTACAAAGAAGTCTTGACCCCAACCACCCCAGACAACCCTCTGCCTTCTAAATAG